The proteins below come from a single Deinococcus humi genomic window:
- a CDS encoding LamB/YcsF family protein, giving the protein MTRTTIDLNADAGESYGAWTLGDDANLFPLLSSVNVACGFHAGDPLTMQATVARAKQHGLGLGAHPSYPDLPGFGRRIMEVSPDQVYTDTLYQISALAGMARAAGVPLQHVKAHGALSTRAWTHAPTAAAIAQATRDFDPALPLMVLPATLLETEARRLGVPVVLETFPERAYLQDGRLAPRSMPGSSIHDPAEAARRAVMMATQGRIEAIDGGHFVCDVDSLCIHGDNPNAVQIARAIREALEKEGVAVRSFAGIS; this is encoded by the coding sequence ATGACCCGCACCACCATTGACCTCAACGCCGACGCAGGCGAATCCTACGGGGCCTGGACGCTGGGCGACGACGCCAACCTGTTTCCCCTGCTGAGCAGCGTGAATGTCGCCTGTGGGTTCCATGCAGGCGATCCGCTGACCATGCAGGCCACGGTGGCGCGGGCCAAGCAGCATGGCCTGGGCCTCGGGGCACATCCCAGTTACCCCGATCTGCCCGGTTTTGGACGGCGCATCATGGAGGTGTCACCGGATCAGGTCTATACCGACACGCTGTATCAGATCTCGGCGCTGGCGGGGATGGCGCGGGCTGCCGGAGTCCCCCTCCAGCACGTCAAGGCCCACGGCGCACTGTCCACCCGTGCCTGGACGCATGCGCCCACGGCGGCGGCGATTGCCCAGGCCACCCGCGATTTTGATCCGGCGCTGCCGCTGATGGTGTTGCCCGCAACGCTGCTGGAGACCGAGGCCCGCAGGCTGGGCGTTCCGGTGGTCCTTGAGACCTTTCCCGAGCGCGCCTACCTGCAGGACGGGCGGCTGGCCCCGCGCTCCATGCCCGGTTCCAGCATCCATGACCCTGCCGAGGCCGCCCGGCGCGCCGTGATGATGGCCACACAGGGGCGCATTGAGGCGATTGACGGCGGTCACTTCGTCTGTGACGTGGATTCGCTGTGCATCCACGGTGACAACCCCAACGCCGTGCAGATCGCCCGCGCGATTCGTGAGGCGCTGGAGAAGGAGGGCGTGGCGGTGCGCTCCTTTGCCGGAATCTCCTGA
- the paaK gene encoding phenylacetate--CoA ligase PaaK produces the protein MFQPQLENLPVPELRALQLRRFQDMVARQYEHVPAYREKFAAVGVGPDDLTSLDDLTRFPFTRKVDLRDNYPLGLCAVPQENLRRLHASSGTGGKPTVVGYDERDLEIFAEVVARSLHAAGARPGMVFHNAYGYGLFTGGLGLDGGARRLGLCTVPVSGGGTERQVGLIQDLGPEVIACTPSYALVLAEALERQGLGPDDHSLRYAVLGAEPWAEKTRAEVQRRLGVTATNIYGLSEIIGPGVSNEDAAEQRGSYIWEDHFYPEIVDPATGEALPDGEWGVLVLSSISRSAMPILRYWTGDITRLLPGDNETGRTMRRMDIIRGRSDDLIILRGVNVYPTQLEAVLVSLGQVSPHYHVTLTRTGPMDELTLQVEAETEAVTLRDEIVRLIKTQVGVTVRCELCAPGSLARSEGGKLRRVTDLRGER, from the coding sequence TTGTTTCAGCCCCAACTTGAGAACCTGCCCGTGCCCGAATTGCGCGCCCTGCAACTGCGCCGCTTTCAGGACATGGTGGCGCGACAATACGAACACGTACCCGCCTACCGCGAGAAGTTTGCCGCGGTGGGTGTAGGGCCGGACGACCTGACGTCGCTGGACGATCTGACCCGTTTTCCCTTTACCCGCAAGGTGGATCTGCGCGACAACTACCCGCTGGGGCTGTGCGCCGTACCCCAGGAGAACCTGCGCCGGCTGCACGCCAGCAGCGGGACCGGGGGCAAACCGACGGTGGTGGGCTACGACGAGCGCGATCTGGAAATCTTCGCCGAGGTGGTGGCCCGCAGCCTGCACGCGGCGGGGGCGCGGCCCGGGATGGTCTTCCACAACGCCTACGGCTACGGCCTGTTCACCGGCGGACTGGGTCTGGACGGTGGCGCGCGGCGGCTGGGTCTGTGTACCGTGCCCGTCTCGGGCGGCGGTACAGAGCGGCAGGTGGGCTTGATCCAGGACCTTGGCCCAGAAGTCATCGCCTGCACGCCCAGCTACGCCCTCGTGCTGGCCGAGGCGTTGGAACGTCAGGGGCTGGGGCCGGACGATCACTCGCTGAGATACGCCGTGCTGGGCGCGGAACCCTGGGCCGAGAAGACCCGCGCGGAGGTCCAGCGACGCCTGGGCGTGACCGCCACCAACATCTATGGCCTGTCCGAGATCATCGGCCCCGGCGTCAGCAATGAGGACGCCGCCGAGCAGCGGGGCAGTTACATCTGGGAGGATCATTTCTACCCGGAGATCGTGGACCCCGCCACCGGGGAAGCCCTGCCGGACGGCGAATGGGGCGTGCTGGTCCTGAGTAGCATCAGCCGCAGCGCCATGCCGATCCTGCGGTACTGGACCGGAGATATCACCCGCCTGCTGCCCGGCGACAACGAGACCGGGCGCACCATGCGGCGCATGGACATCATCCGGGGGCGCAGCGACGACCTGATCATCCTGCGCGGTGTCAACGTCTACCCCACCCAGCTTGAGGCCGTGCTGGTGAGCCTGGGTCAGGTCAGCCCGCACTACCACGTTACCCTGACCCGCACCGGACCCATGGACGAACTGACCCTGCAGGTGGAGGCTGAAACGGAGGCCGTCACGCTGCGCGACGAGATCGTGCGGCTGATCAAGACCCAGGTGGGCGTGACCGTGCGCTGCGAACTGTGCGCGCCGGGCAGCCTGGCCCGCAGCGAGGGTGGCAAGCTCCGGCGCGTGACGGACCTGCGGGGCGAGCGCTAA
- the pxpB gene encoding 5-oxoprolinase subunit PxpB, with protein MRRSAHATGFYVQFSEELDLRQNARLHAFHRALRADLLPGVTDLGPGYVNLFVEYDEAVVSGVAVRGWVARHLRSFDDVAGVAGRLIELPVRYDGPDLPDVAARTGLSEAEVIRLHAGTGYHVYAVGFTPGFPFLGEVPADLRLPRRSTPRASVPQGAVAVANAQTCVYPLPSPGGWNLLGTALATIYDPNRAEPFLIAPGDRVHFRPSVGETPPLPEVRETWPAEPSFPAFRVERSGLLDLLMDSGRLGQAQVGLARSGPLDSLSAAFANGLVGNAPDAPLLELTLKGPVLTALRDMVVGVAGFGMRPEGRPMQQGFRLRQGETLRFASTQTGARAYLAVAGGFEGAPFLGSCSTDLIGRVGRPLRGGDVLGLATVQDALPGFASLPLSLPQHVTLRLLPGPQASPEALNALGSAPFRVAGSDRMGLRLGGTHSRQQVPGGQVTSEATPPGAVQVTPAGEPIILLSDRGRIGGYHKPAVVHPEDLPLAAQLRPGQLVSLNPDLSGTSRDWAQRWYVDARNFPTGEKT; from the coding sequence ATGCGGCGTTCCGCCCACGCCACCGGCTTCTACGTTCAGTTCTCGGAGGAACTGGACCTGCGCCAGAACGCCCGTCTGCACGCATTCCACCGGGCGCTACGGGCTGATCTGCTGCCCGGCGTCACGGATCTGGGTCCCGGTTACGTCAACCTGTTCGTGGAGTACGACGAGGCGGTGGTGTCTGGCGTGGCGGTGCGCGGGTGGGTGGCGCGGCATCTGCGGAGTTTCGACGACGTGGCTGGGGTGGCGGGCCGTCTGATTGAACTTCCCGTCCGCTACGACGGTCCTGACCTGCCCGATGTTGCCGCCCGCACCGGCCTGAGCGAAGCCGAGGTCATCCGGCTGCATGCGGGGACCGGGTATCACGTCTATGCGGTGGGATTCACCCCCGGATTTCCCTTTCTGGGGGAAGTTCCGGCAGACCTGCGGCTGCCCCGCCGCTCCACACCCCGCGCCAGTGTGCCCCAGGGCGCGGTCGCCGTCGCCAATGCCCAGACCTGCGTGTATCCGCTGCCCTCGCCGGGGGGCTGGAACCTGCTGGGCACGGCGCTGGCGACGATCTATGACCCCAACCGCGCCGAACCGTTCCTGATCGCGCCGGGGGACCGCGTGCACTTCCGGCCCTCGGTGGGGGAAACGCCGCCCCTGCCCGAAGTGCGCGAAACCTGGCCCGCCGAGCCCAGCTTTCCAGCCTTCCGGGTGGAAAGATCGGGCCTGCTGGACCTGCTGATGGACAGCGGGCGTCTGGGACAGGCACAGGTGGGCCTGGCCCGGAGTGGCCCGCTGGATTCCCTCTCGGCTGCTTTCGCCAACGGCTTGGTGGGCAACGCGCCAGACGCGCCACTGCTGGAGCTGACCCTGAAGGGGCCGGTTCTCACGGCTCTGCGTGACATGGTGGTGGGCGTCGCTGGCTTCGGGATGCGCCCGGAAGGCCGGCCTATGCAGCAGGGCTTCCGGCTCCGGCAGGGCGAGACGTTGCGTTTTGCCTCTACCCAGACGGGTGCAAGGGCCTATCTTGCAGTGGCCGGAGGTTTTGAAGGTGCGCCGTTTCTGGGCAGTTGCAGCACGGACCTGATCGGCCGGGTGGGGCGGCCCCTGCGGGGGGGTGACGTGCTGGGCCTCGCGACTGTGCAAGACGCCCTCCCCGGTTTTGCCAGCCTGCCGCTGAGCCTGCCGCAACACGTCACCCTGCGCCTGCTGCCCGGTCCACAGGCCTCGCCGGAGGCCCTGAATGCTCTGGGGAGCGCCCCCTTCCGCGTGGCCGGCTCAGACCGCATGGGCCTGCGGCTGGGCGGCACCCACAGCCGACAGCAGGTGCCGGGCGGTCAGGTCACCAGCGAGGCCACCCCACCCGGCGCGGTGCAGGTTACGCCTGCCGGGGAGCCGATCATCCTGCTCTCGGACCGGGGGCGGATCGGCGGTTACCACAAGCCTGCCGTCGTTCATCCCGAGGACCTGCCGCTGGCGGCCCAGTTGCGGCCCGGTCAACTGGTGTCTTTAAACCCCGACCTTTCCGGCACGTCCAGGGACTGGGCACAGCGCTGGTACGTGGACGCCCGAAACTTTCCTACAGGAGAAAAAACATGA
- a CDS encoding SDR family NAD(P)-dependent oxidoreductase translates to MTHPQRFSNRTVLVTGAGGGIGRAVALRFASEGAKVAVNDIKPDMVEAVVDEITSAGGVALAVPADVSDAAAVNAMFVEIEKSFGYVDVLYNNAGLIDTTRHFLEADEAWWDRIIQVNLKSVFLCSHRAATVMARRRKGVIISTSSGGATRAHRGNVAYDATKGGIEAMTRSMALDLAPYGVRVCGVVPGFINTYGLTEEDLRVREKTVPLGRYGVAEDMTGAALFLASDDASYITGQFISVDGGVLAQQRSANVDTYPVEGFPVIEADLT, encoded by the coding sequence ATGACCCACCCACAACGTTTCAGCAACAGGACCGTCCTCGTCACGGGCGCAGGGGGAGGCATCGGGCGGGCAGTGGCCCTGCGCTTTGCCTCCGAGGGCGCAAAAGTCGCCGTCAACGATATCAAGCCGGACATGGTGGAAGCGGTGGTGGATGAGATCACGTCGGCGGGCGGCGTGGCCCTGGCCGTCCCCGCCGACGTGTCCGACGCCGCAGCCGTGAACGCCATGTTCGTGGAAATCGAAAAGTCGTTCGGATACGTGGACGTGCTGTACAACAATGCCGGGCTGATCGACACCACCCGTCACTTTCTGGAGGCCGATGAGGCCTGGTGGGACCGCATCATTCAGGTCAACCTCAAGAGCGTCTTCCTGTGCTCGCACCGGGCTGCCACTGTCATGGCGCGGCGACGCAAAGGGGTCATTATCAGCACGTCTTCTGGCGGGGCCACTCGTGCACACCGTGGCAACGTGGCCTACGACGCCACCAAGGGCGGCATCGAGGCCATGACGCGCTCGATGGCGCTGGATCTCGCCCCCTACGGCGTGCGCGTGTGCGGTGTGGTGCCCGGATTCATCAACACCTACGGCCTGACCGAGGAAGACCTGCGCGTGCGCGAGAAGACCGTGCCGCTGGGGCGCTACGGTGTGGCCGAGGACATGACCGGGGCGGCGCTGTTCCTGGCCTCGGATGACGCCTCGTACATCACCGGGCAGTTCATCAGCGTGGACGGCGGCGTGCTCGCGCAGCAGCGCAGCGCCAATGTGGACACGTACCCGGTGGAGGGGTTTCCCGTCATCGAGGCGGACCTGACGTGA
- a CDS encoding PucR family transcriptional regulator translates to MLPTLAELLLLPAFTGAEVRSGQARLGAPVTWVHVSEISDAARFLSGGELLLSTGTPLAGGDGGAYIRSLAGGGAHGLALELVREVREVPPEALEAARETGFPLIVFRQEVSFAELTRAAHARILRPPVAAPPSLSPVTDALNETGRAADFVAAHLGAVLALPPRPRLILLDTLGALLGCNFNVAEAARSLGVRRQTVYYRLEQLRAMLGDLNDPRRQLGLLLALDLSRDR, encoded by the coding sequence ATGCTGCCCACCCTGGCCGAGTTGCTGCTCCTTCCGGCCTTCACGGGGGCGGAGGTCAGGAGCGGCCAGGCGCGGTTGGGGGCGCCAGTCACCTGGGTCCACGTTTCCGAGATCAGCGACGCCGCCCGCTTCCTCAGCGGCGGAGAGCTGCTGCTCAGCACCGGAACGCCGCTGGCCGGGGGCGACGGCGGGGCGTACATCCGCTCGCTGGCCGGGGGCGGCGCGCACGGGCTAGCGCTGGAACTGGTGCGCGAGGTACGGGAAGTGCCACCCGAAGCCCTGGAGGCGGCCCGCGAGACCGGTTTCCCGCTGATCGTCTTCCGGCAGGAGGTGAGCTTCGCGGAGCTGACCCGCGCCGCCCACGCCCGCATTCTCAGGCCGCCTGTCGCCGCGCCGCCCTCGCTGTCTCCGGTGACTGACGCCCTGAACGAGACAGGCCGCGCCGCCGACTTCGTGGCCGCGCACCTGGGGGCGGTGCTGGCCCTGCCGCCGCGCCCGCGCCTGATTCTGCTGGACACGCTGGGGGCGCTCCTGGGCTGCAACTTCAACGTGGCCGAGGCCGCCCGCAGCCTGGGCGTGCGCCGTCAGACGGTGTACTACCGCCTGGAGCAACTGCGGGCCATGCTGGGCGATCTGAACGATCCCCGGCGGCAACTGGGCCTGCTGCTGGCGCTGGACCTGTCTAGGGACCGCTAG
- a CDS encoding NAD(P)/FAD-dependent oxidoreductase, with translation MTAPLSRPYSADIMVIGAGIIGAASAYRLAQRGLRVIVLDRDRPASGSTGRSVAGVRAQFNSVTNILLSRESIAEYAAMPESGYRAEGYLMLIPEAGWPEHQEAVALQQSLGIPSEALTPAEAQQYAAFDTAGLGGCSFCPTDGKVDAHSLNHEYVRLAREAGARVVLDTPVTAIARLGEVWQVQTPAGTFEAPQVLNAAGAWSGEVGRLAGLDIPVQPARRMVFSTGPLTLDRPVPMTFDLTSGVYLRSEGERLIFGRADPGDTGWREGLNWDWLEPTLSLALERWPWLETASLDRNASWWGYYELTPDGFPVVGRMPGVDDWLNACGFSGHGVMQAAATGRVMAQIAVGEAPFIDVSPLGIERFEGAEVRRLDLQL, from the coding sequence GTGACCGCCCCCCTTTCCAGGCCGTACAGCGCCGACATCATGGTCATCGGCGCCGGAATTATCGGCGCGGCCAGTGCTTACCGACTGGCGCAGCGCGGGTTGCGAGTCATCGTGCTGGACCGGGACCGCCCCGCCAGCGGCTCTACTGGACGCAGCGTGGCCGGGGTGAGGGCGCAGTTCAACAGCGTCACCAACATCCTGCTGTCGCGCGAGAGCATCGCCGAGTACGCGGCCATGCCGGAATCGGGCTACCGCGCCGAGGGCTACCTGATGCTGATTCCGGAAGCGGGATGGCCGGAACACCAGGAGGCCGTGGCCCTGCAACAGAGCCTGGGCATTCCCTCCGAGGCCCTGACCCCCGCCGAGGCGCAGCAGTATGCGGCCTTCGACACGGCGGGCCTGGGTGGCTGCAGTTTCTGCCCCACGGACGGCAAGGTGGATGCCCACAGCCTCAACCACGAGTACGTGCGGCTGGCGCGCGAGGCCGGGGCAAGGGTGGTGCTGGACACGCCCGTTACGGCCATTGCGCGGCTGGGCGAGGTCTGGCAGGTGCAGACGCCGGCCGGAACCTTCGAGGCCCCACAAGTGCTGAACGCGGCGGGCGCGTGGTCCGGGGAGGTGGGACGGCTGGCGGGCCTCGACATTCCGGTGCAGCCTGCGCGCCGGATGGTCTTCAGCACCGGCCCACTCACGCTGGACCGCCCCGTTCCAATGACCTTTGACCTCACGAGCGGCGTTTACCTGCGTTCGGAGGGCGAACGCCTGATCTTTGGGCGGGCGGACCCTGGCGACACCGGCTGGCGCGAGGGCCTGAACTGGGACTGGCTGGAACCCACCCTGAGCCTGGCGCTGGAGCGCTGGCCGTGGCTGGAAACGGCCTCGCTGGACCGCAACGCCAGCTGGTGGGGCTATTACGAACTCACTCCGGACGGCTTTCCGGTGGTGGGCCGCATGCCTGGCGTGGACGACTGGCTCAATGCCTGCGGCTTTTCCGGACACGGCGTGATGCAGGCCGCCGCCACCGGCCGCGTGATGGCGCAAATTGCCGTGGGTGAGGCGCCCTTCATTGACGTCTCGCCGCTGGGGATCGAGCGTTTTGAAGGCGCAGAGGTCAGGCGGCTGGACCTGCAACTGTAA
- a CDS encoding trans-sulfuration enzyme family protein, protein MSNSQSRGFRTRAVHAGQGIDPATGAHATPIYATSTFAYGSAERGQRLFAGEESGYFYSRVTNPTVRAFEEKLADLEGAQDAVAFASGMGAVSAIAMTLLKPGDEVVFLAPLYGGTEGFLLEVASKFGVTVHEAHDEADLEGKLTPNTRLVWLETPTNPRLGIFDLARVTRAAKTVGALTVADNTFSTPYLTRPIEHGVDLVMHSATKYLGGHGDAIGGVVAGPSDVMMELRGVGLRHVGASLGPFEGYLFLRGMKTLPLRMEAHCAGAMALATALRGHPAIEALYYPGLTDHPGHSVAEKQMRAFGGLVSVELGSAEAAMTFLDSLKLFTQAVSLGDVESLTCHPASTTHALLGEETLRRHGVTPGLVRLSVGIEDPDDLVRDVLAALEKVRVGELA, encoded by the coding sequence ATGTCCAATTCACAGTCACGCGGCTTTCGCACGCGCGCCGTTCACGCGGGGCAGGGAATCGACCCGGCCACCGGCGCGCACGCCACGCCCATCTACGCCACCAGCACCTTCGCCTACGGCAGCGCCGAACGCGGTCAGCGCCTGTTCGCGGGCGAGGAGAGCGGGTACTTCTACTCGCGCGTGACCAACCCCACCGTCCGCGCCTTTGAAGAAAAGCTCGCCGATCTGGAAGGGGCGCAGGACGCGGTGGCCTTTGCCAGCGGCATGGGGGCGGTGTCGGCCATCGCCATGACGCTGCTCAAACCCGGCGACGAGGTCGTGTTCCTGGCGCCCCTGTACGGCGGCACCGAAGGCTTCCTGCTGGAGGTGGCCAGCAAGTTCGGCGTGACCGTCCACGAGGCCCACGACGAGGCCGATCTGGAAGGCAAGCTGACCCCGAACACCCGGCTGGTGTGGCTGGAAACGCCCACCAATCCACGCCTGGGGATCTTCGATCTGGCGCGGGTGACGCGGGCCGCAAAAACGGTGGGCGCGCTGACGGTGGCCGACAACACCTTCAGCACGCCGTACCTGACGCGGCCCATCGAACACGGCGTCGATCTGGTCATGCACAGCGCCACCAAATACCTGGGCGGACATGGCGACGCCATCGGTGGCGTGGTGGCCGGCCCATCAGACGTGATGATGGAACTGCGCGGTGTGGGACTCCGGCACGTCGGCGCGTCGTTGGGGCCGTTCGAGGGCTACCTGTTCCTGCGGGGCATGAAAACTCTGCCACTGCGGATGGAAGCGCACTGCGCCGGGGCGATGGCGCTGGCCACCGCGTTGCGGGGCCACCCGGCCATCGAGGCGCTGTACTACCCCGGTCTGACGGACCACCCCGGCCACAGTGTCGCCGAGAAGCAGATGCGGGCCTTTGGTGGTCTGGTCAGTGTGGAGCTGGGCAGCGCGGAGGCCGCCATGACGTTCCTGGACAGCCTGAAGCTGTTCACGCAGGCCGTCAGCCTGGGCGACGTGGAAAGCCTGACCTGTCACCCGGCCAGCACCACCCACGCTTTGCTGGGAGAGGAAACCCTGCGGCGTCACGGCGTCACGCCGGGCCTGGTCCGCCTGAGCGTAGGCATCGAGGACCCGGACGATCTGGTCAGGGACGTGTTGGCTGCGCTGGAGAAGGTGCGGGTGGGTGAGCTGGCGTAG
- a CDS encoding glycerol-3-phosphate dehydrogenase/oxidase: protein MRDKTIEAATKPTPWDMLVIGGGASGLGTAVEAATRGYRTLLLESHDYAKGTSSRSTKLVHGGVRYLAQGNISLVREALHERGLLKKNAPHLVRDQGFLIAAYKWWSAPFYGIGLKMYDLLAGKLNLKASRYINKGQALNNIPTLKKAGLGGGILYFDGQFDDSRLAITLLRTLEDHGGVAVNHAPVTGLIIEGGKVVGAHWRDAETGQTHEARAKVVVNATGVFVDDLRRMEDPQVKPMLSPSQGVHVVVDRRFLPGDSALMVPRTDDGRVLFAVPWHDHVVIGTTDTPVPDVSWEPRALPEEVDFILKTAAQYLDPAPTGADVRSVYAGLRPLVRAAEGTDTKALSRDHVIRISAGGMLTLTGGKWTTYRRMGADAVNRAADLAGLPRRMSLTEGLKLHGATTEALAEPWKVYGTDAERIRALPGASVMLHPDLPYSEAEVRWAARQEQARTVEDVLSRRTRALLLNARASAATAPRVAAILAEELGRDEAWQATQVDAYRQLAKGYMLPDGVLPANATEREQMETRPA from the coding sequence ATGCGTGACAAGACTATTGAAGCCGCCACCAAGCCCACCCCCTGGGACATGCTGGTGATCGGAGGCGGGGCGTCCGGTCTGGGCACAGCGGTGGAGGCAGCCACACGCGGCTACCGCACCCTGCTGCTCGAATCTCACGACTACGCCAAGGGCACCTCCAGCCGCAGCACCAAACTGGTCCACGGCGGCGTGCGGTACTTGGCGCAGGGCAACATCTCACTGGTGCGCGAGGCGCTGCACGAGCGCGGCCTGCTCAAGAAGAACGCGCCGCATCTGGTGCGCGATCAGGGCTTTTTGATTGCCGCCTACAAGTGGTGGTCTGCGCCGTTTTACGGAATCGGCCTGAAAATGTACGACCTGCTGGCCGGAAAGCTGAACCTCAAGGCCAGCCGCTACATCAACAAGGGCCAAGCCCTGAACAACATTCCCACCCTGAAGAAGGCTGGCCTGGGTGGTGGCATCCTGTATTTCGACGGCCAGTTCGATGACAGCCGCCTGGCGATCACGCTGCTGCGGACGCTGGAGGACCACGGCGGTGTGGCGGTCAACCACGCGCCGGTAACGGGCCTGATCATCGAAGGCGGCAAGGTCGTGGGAGCCCACTGGCGCGACGCGGAAACCGGCCAGACCCACGAGGCCCGCGCCAAGGTGGTCGTGAACGCCACCGGCGTCTTTGTGGACGATCTGCGGCGGATGGAAGACCCGCAGGTCAAGCCCATGCTCTCGCCCAGCCAGGGCGTCCATGTGGTGGTGGACCGCCGTTTCCTGCCCGGTGACAGCGCGTTGATGGTGCCGCGCACCGATGACGGACGGGTGCTGTTCGCCGTCCCGTGGCACGACCACGTGGTGATCGGCACCACGGATACCCCGGTCCCCGACGTGTCCTGGGAGCCGCGTGCCCTGCCCGAGGAGGTGGACTTCATCCTGAAGACAGCGGCGCAGTATCTCGACCCTGCCCCCACCGGTGCGGACGTGCGCAGCGTCTACGCCGGACTGCGCCCGCTGGTCAGGGCAGCCGAGGGCACCGATACCAAGGCTCTGTCGCGCGATCACGTCATCCGCATCTCGGCAGGGGGCATGCTCACGCTGACTGGCGGCAAATGGACCACCTACCGCCGCATGGGCGCGGACGCCGTGAACCGTGCCGCCGACCTAGCGGGCCTGCCCAGGCGCATGAGTCTGACCGAGGGGCTCAAACTCCACGGCGCCACCACCGAGGCACTGGCCGAGCCCTGGAAGGTCTACGGCACCGACGCCGAGCGGATCAGGGCGCTGCCCGGCGCGTCGGTCATGCTGCATCCCGACCTGCCGTATTCGGAGGCCGAGGTACGCTGGGCCGCCCGGCAGGAGCAGGCCCGCACCGTGGAGGACGTGCTGTCCCGCCGCACCCGCGCCCTGCTTCTGAACGCCCGTGCCAGCGCCGCCACCGCGCCACGCGTGGCCGCGATCCTGGCCGAGGAACTGGGCCGAGACGAGGCGTGGCAGGCGACACAGGTGGACGCCTATCGACAGTTGGCGAAGGGCTACATGCTGCCTGATGGAGTGCTTCCGGCAAATGCCACGGAAAGGGAGCAGATGGAAACCCGTCCAGCCTGA
- a CDS encoding GNAT family N-acetyltransferase, translating into MTRPLIRPVRPADEARLGEIAYLTGFFGGSAERYFPDPQLFADLWMRAYFRLPDSVGFVAQVSGDVIGYIIGSVDERAYRRALVRVVVDTVLPGLLSRRYRRPLAALPYLLRSLRYPSPHVSVGEFPAHLHLNLLPTSRGLGLGDNLLQGFLQRLRERGVPGVQLSTTDENVAALGLYRKAGFSVAAAEQTQLWTPWLGRPARQLCLVRRTGG; encoded by the coding sequence TTGACCCGTCCGCTGATCCGGCCCGTGCGGCCCGCCGACGAGGCCCGGCTGGGCGAGATCGCGTATCTGACCGGCTTTTTCGGGGGCAGCGCCGAGCGGTATTTTCCGGACCCCCAGCTGTTTGCAGACCTGTGGATGCGGGCCTATTTCCGGCTGCCGGATTCGGTGGGCTTTGTGGCTCAGGTGTCCGGAGACGTGATCGGTTACATCATCGGCTCGGTGGACGAGAGGGCTTACCGGCGGGCACTGGTCCGCGTGGTGGTGGACACCGTGCTGCCTGGCCTGCTGTCACGGCGTTACCGCCGTCCCCTCGCGGCGCTCCCCTACCTGCTCCGCAGCCTGCGCTATCCCTCGCCGCACGTTTCCGTGGGCGAGTTTCCCGCGCACCTTCACCTGAATCTGTTGCCCACGTCCAGGGGGCTGGGACTAGGGGACAATCTCCTTCAGGGCTTCCTGCAGCGGCTGCGAGAACGGGGGGTTCCTGGCGTGCAACTGTCCACCACCGACGAGAATGTGGCGGCGCTTGGCCTGTACCGGAAGGCAGGGTTCAGCGTTGCGGCGGCGGAGCAAACCCAGCTGTGGACGCCATGGCTGGGCCGTCCGGCGCGGCAGTTGTGCCTGGTGCGGCGCACTGGCGGCTGA